The following proteins are co-located in the Chlorogloeopsis sp. ULAP01 genome:
- a CDS encoding TonB-dependent siderophore receptor → MKLDKLFQSLLLTATVVLFISIPAKSEEVREDVQGESFTQVKSPSPQTIKSDQASKNIPQLDEIDFSAANAQILVQTPTLTTPPNPEPRSEDQVISITAVKANSTEKGVEIILETTLGEKLQVTNRSSANNFIADITGGQLRLPSGEAFTFRSEKPIEGITEITVANVDANTVRITVVGEQALPVVELFDDNAGLVFEIASIASTTQLPITPPTEEQPVPETPQEQPAAQPDEPIELTVTGERDEYRVPNASVGTRTDTPLRDIPQSIQVVPQEVLREQRATRLGDALRNVTGVNSTRGSSDRGDSFTIRGFEIFSSNVLNNGLPDRTLAETRDLYNVERVEVLKGPASVLYGLGNPGGTVNIVTKQPLATPFYEVEATVGNYSLYRGNIDFTGPLNDPKTLLYRLNLAYQNSGSYIDFISNRSFFIAPAISAALSKNTTLIFEGEYSNRTIDSRSVVVLPAVGTVLPGPDGRRIPRNRTVYEPEGDTQSETTRLGYRLEHRFSENWSLRNDFRVTFERYSDNDQSFFLGLDADGRTANRVTYSSESDSNIYNLTTDISGRFSTGSIEHQLLFGVNMSRFDNFNNFGIDLANLTPLDIYNPVYRQPIVSRIDTVFEDGSVLTDTLGIYIQDQIKFAENFKLLLGGRFDLFTQTNRNSLDNTTEIQAGDAFTPRVGIVYQPIPPISLYASYSESFNPTEGRAADGSLFQPERGTQYEVGIKAELNDLLSTTLSLYDLTRSNLLTPDPNDDRFSIQTGEQRSRGIEFDIAGEVLPGWKIFAGYAYTDAEIVEDNIYASGNRLTNAPEHSFNIWTTYEFQSGDLRGLGFGLGLFYIGDRAGDLDNSFEVPSYLRTDASIFYRRDRLRLALNVKNLFDTNYFVSVTGRDSVLRGDPFTISGTIYWEF, encoded by the coding sequence ATGAAGTTAGATAAATTGTTTCAAAGCTTGCTGCTGACAGCTACAGTTGTTCTTTTTATTAGCATTCCTGCGAAAAGCGAGGAAGTACGAGAAGATGTGCAAGGCGAATCTTTTACCCAGGTGAAATCTCCTTCACCGCAAACAATAAAGTCTGATCAAGCAAGTAAAAACATTCCCCAACTCGACGAAATTGACTTTTCAGCAGCTAACGCGCAAATACTAGTACAGACACCAACACTAACCACGCCTCCTAATCCAGAACCAAGGAGTGAGGATCAAGTTATATCAATTACGGCAGTAAAAGCTAATTCCACCGAAAAAGGTGTAGAGATAATTTTAGAAACGACTCTTGGGGAAAAGCTACAAGTCACAAATCGCAGTAGTGCTAATAATTTTATTGCAGATATCACTGGCGGGCAGTTACGTTTACCGTCGGGTGAAGCTTTTACATTTCGTTCCGAGAAACCCATAGAAGGAATTACAGAAATTACCGTCGCCAATGTTGACGCGAATACTGTGCGGATAACGGTGGTAGGTGAGCAGGCTTTACCTGTAGTTGAGTTATTTGATGATAATGCTGGGCTAGTTTTTGAGATAGCCTCTATTGCAAGTACAACTCAGTTACCAATAACACCGCCAACCGAAGAACAGCCAGTACCGGAGACTCCGCAAGAGCAACCAGCTGCACAGCCAGATGAGCCGATAGAGTTGACAGTCACGGGAGAACGGGATGAGTATCGTGTCCCCAATGCTTCTGTAGGAACTAGAACCGACACACCACTGCGCGATATTCCCCAATCAATTCAGGTTGTTCCCCAAGAAGTCCTGCGAGAGCAACGAGCTACTCGTTTAGGTGATGCGTTGAGAAATGTGACTGGTGTTAACTCTACGAGGGGATCTAGCGACAGAGGAGATTCTTTTACAATTCGAGGCTTTGAGATTTTTAGTAGTAACGTCCTCAATAACGGGCTGCCAGATCGTACTCTGGCAGAAACTAGAGATTTATACAATGTTGAAAGGGTAGAAGTTCTCAAAGGGCCAGCTTCAGTACTATACGGTTTAGGCAACCCAGGTGGCACAGTGAATATCGTCACCAAACAGCCCCTAGCAACCCCTTTTTATGAGGTAGAAGCCACAGTTGGGAATTATTCATTATATCGAGGAAATATTGACTTCACTGGGCCTTTGAATGATCCGAAGACGTTACTTTATCGTCTCAATTTGGCCTATCAAAATTCTGGCAGTTACATTGATTTTATTAGTAATAGGTCATTTTTTATAGCACCGGCAATTAGCGCAGCACTCAGCAAAAATACAACCTTGATCTTTGAGGGTGAATATTCCAATAGAACAATTGATTCTCGGTCAGTTGTTGTCTTACCAGCCGTGGGTACAGTGTTACCTGGCCCTGATGGGCGTCGGATTCCTCGCAATCGCACAGTCTATGAACCAGAAGGTGATACTCAAAGCGAAACCACAAGGCTGGGGTATCGCTTAGAGCATCGATTTAGCGAAAACTGGTCATTGCGAAATGATTTTCGCGTCACCTTTGAGCGTTATTCTGATAACGATCAATCGTTTTTTCTCGGTCTTGACGCTGATGGCCGCACTGCAAATCGTGTTACTTATAGTTCAGAGAGCGATTCTAATATTTATAACCTGACAACAGATATATCGGGACGCTTTTCTACTGGCTCAATTGAACATCAGTTATTGTTCGGTGTAAATATGAGTCGATTTGATAATTTTAACAATTTCGGCATCGATCTAGCGAATCTAACCCCACTTGATATTTATAATCCTGTCTATCGTCAGCCAATTGTCAGTCGAATTGATACTGTATTTGAGGATGGTTCTGTTTTAACAGACACACTGGGCATCTATATTCAAGATCAGATTAAATTTGCGGAAAACTTCAAGCTTTTGCTAGGTGGTCGATTTGATTTATTCACACAAACAAATCGCAATTCTTTAGACAATACAACAGAAATTCAAGCGGGTGATGCGTTTACACCGCGTGTTGGAATTGTCTATCAACCAATTCCTCCCATTTCGCTGTACGCCAGTTATAGTGAGTCTTTTAACCCTACAGAGGGCAGGGCTGCGGATGGTAGTCTATTTCAACCAGAACGAGGTACTCAGTATGAAGTTGGGATTAAGGCAGAGTTGAATGACCTGCTTTCAACAACTCTTTCTCTTTATGACTTGACACGTTCTAACCTGTTGACTCCAGATCCTAATGATGACCGCTTTTCGATTCAAACTGGTGAACAACGTAGTCGAGGTATTGAATTTGATATTGCTGGAGAAGTTTTACCAGGGTGGAAAATTTTTGCTGGCTATGCTTATACGGATGCAGAAATTGTTGAAGATAATATTTATGCGTCTGGTAATCGTTTGACTAATGCCCCCGAACATAGCTTTAATATCTGGACAACTTACGAATTCCAATCGGGAGATCTAAGAGGTTTGGGGTTTGGCTTAGGGCTATTTTATATTGGCGATCGCGCTGGAGATTTAGACAATTCATTTGAAGTACCTAGTTATCTCCGCACCGATGCTAGCATTTTTTACCGACGAGATCGGCTCAGACTTGCATTGAACGTGAAAAACTTGTTTGATACAAACTATTTTGTTTCTGTTACAGGTAGAGATTCCGTGTTGCGAGGCGATCCGTTTACCATCTCAGGTACAATTTATTGGGAGTTTTAA
- a CDS encoding plasmid pRiA4b ORF-3 family protein encodes MSDSEQLVIYQLQIFILGISPMIWRRVKIKSDSTIADLHYIIQIVMGWTDSHLHRFVIHGKHYGIAKIGGMEFSDTPKEVKLSDFGWRMRERFLYEYDQA; translated from the coding sequence ATGAGCGATTCTGAGCAACTTGTTATTTACCAGCTTCAGATTTTTATCCTGGGCATCAGTCCCATGATTTGGCGTAGAGTCAAAATCAAGAGCGACAGTACAATCGCCGATTTGCACTACATCATCCAGATAGTAATGGGATGGACTGATTCCCATCTACATCGCTTTGTAATTCACGGTAAGCATTACGGGATTGCAAAAATTGGTGGAATGGAGTTTTCTGACACTCCAAAAGAAGTGAAGTTATCAGATTTTGGCTGGCGAATGCGAGAGCGTTTTTTATACGAATATGACCAGGCGTGA
- a CDS encoding tyrosine-type recombinase/integrase, whose product MTRRDNWQHQIRVEAILTPKSNCFYPVCIDGKRACPPEDCGGSWEFMAQKQEYSVRYIASRLSDIVDEGDIPGNVELMQSAIKKSKGRYAHRDSTLILLIYRHGLRVAEMPPLRWEQIDWNGGTVYVKRVKKGTPSVQPLSGLEIRSLRQLQRDYPVSPYIFQSSRRGRPLAHDMIAGIVERAGELAGFPFPIHAHMLRHGTGYYLANRGIDTRTIQSYLGHKNIQHTVRYTKLTFTKFQGLWDD is encoded by the coding sequence ATGACCAGGCGTGATAACTGGCAGCATCAAATTCGGGTCGAAGCAATTCTCACTCCCAAATCAAATTGCTTTTATCCAGTGTGCATTGATGGTAAACGCGCTTGTCCTCCAGAAGACTGTGGTGGCTCGTGGGAGTTCATGGCACAAAAGCAGGAATACTCAGTAAGATATATAGCTTCTCGGTTAAGTGACATTGTGGACGAAGGTGATATACCTGGCAATGTTGAGTTGATGCAGTCAGCTATCAAAAAGTCTAAGGGTCGCTACGCTCATCGAGACTCAACCCTAATTTTGTTGATCTACCGCCACGGTTTGCGAGTGGCAGAGATGCCACCTCTGCGCTGGGAGCAAATAGATTGGAATGGTGGTACAGTTTACGTGAAGCGAGTCAAAAAAGGTACGCCCTCGGTTCAACCACTTTCCGGTCTGGAGATTCGCTCTCTCCGTCAGCTGCAACGAGATTATCCTGTTAGTCCCTACATTTTCCAGTCTTCTCGACGTGGCCGCCCGTTGGCACATGATATGATCGCTGGCATTGTTGAACGGGCTGGTGAATTAGCTGGTTTTCCTTTCCCTATTCATGCTCATATGCTGCGGCATGGAACAGGTTATTATCTGGCGAATCGAGGCATTGATACCCGAACAATTCAGAGCTACTTGGGGCATAAAAATATTCAGCATACCGTTCGTTACACCAAACTTACATTTACCAAGTTTCAAGGTCTTTGGGATGATTGA
- a CDS encoding IMS domain-containing protein, which produces MRIPLDYYRILGLPLAASEEQLRQAYSDRMVQLPRREYSQAAINSRKQLIEEAYVVLSDPKERKAYDQIYLAHAYGSESDRNAAVAVENRAFNSNGNLDSQNLSIEINPEEFVGALLLLQELGEYELVLKLGHPYLVNKNGTFLRVGSTSETDEFGEVTTERADIVLTIALACLEVGREQWQQGHYENAAVSLETGDELLAREGLFSNVRAEIQSDLYRLRPYRILELVALPKEKGAERSQGLQLLQEILDERGGVDGTGDDRSGLSVDDFLRFIQQLRNYLTVAEQHKLFEAESKRPSAVATYLAIYALVARGFTQRQPALIRQAKQMLVRLGKRQDVHLEQSLCALLLGQTEEATRALELSQEYEALAFIREHSLNSPDLLPGLCLYSENWLQNEVFPHFCDLVQERASLKDYFADRRVQAYLEQLPTDAQTNGEEIGINPPSVSQPQAPRQNYRSNPNVVHRRFPQDGRTEPRVPQTPYNRPSYSQYSSSQFSASSTDAGSEGTNLEMPVLPSENSDRNLRGANYYVNGAEPSVAYRRSQPPVKRRRSPYASPGGRTSDQRPITGRRRRYFAVSAKAKTRLMWMVLIGVTGIVVLWLLISTALGWLHNLLSPAPTLQGEQLVLQLNEPILPIPDRNSKTIFPEGPLTEVTAREVIQSWLSTKAAALGPNHEIDSLKEILVGSALSQWQQVAQQEQAENRYRKYEHRLKVESLETSPTDKNYAAVQASVTEAAQFYENGQINQRKSYNETVRVRYSLVRQGNGWRIREMSVINKVSTIL; this is translated from the coding sequence GTGCGAATTCCGCTAGATTACTACCGAATTTTAGGGCTACCTTTGGCGGCAAGTGAAGAGCAATTGCGGCAGGCATACAGCGATCGCATGGTGCAACTGCCAAGACGCGAATATTCCCAGGCAGCAATTAACTCTCGCAAACAACTAATTGAAGAGGCTTACGTGGTTTTATCAGATCCAAAAGAGCGAAAAGCCTACGATCAAATTTATCTTGCCCATGCCTACGGTTCGGAAAGCGATCGCAATGCAGCCGTAGCAGTAGAGAACCGTGCCTTTAATAGTAATGGCAATCTTGACTCCCAAAATCTCAGCATCGAAATCAACCCAGAAGAATTTGTCGGTGCTTTACTACTGCTGCAAGAGTTAGGAGAATATGAACTTGTACTTAAACTAGGTCATCCATACCTAGTCAATAAAAACGGTACATTTTTGAGAGTCGGCTCCACTTCAGAAACTGACGAATTCGGTGAAGTCACAACTGAAAGGGCAGACATTGTTCTTACCATTGCTCTTGCCTGCCTAGAGGTTGGTCGAGAACAATGGCAACAAGGACATTACGAAAATGCTGCCGTTTCCTTAGAAACTGGTGATGAGTTATTGGCGCGGGAAGGTTTATTTTCCAATGTTCGGGCTGAAATTCAGTCTGATTTATACAGACTACGACCATATCGAATTTTAGAGTTAGTGGCGCTGCCGAAAGAAAAAGGTGCTGAACGCAGTCAAGGGTTACAACTATTACAAGAAATTTTAGATGAGCGTGGCGGTGTTGATGGCACAGGCGACGACCGATCTGGTCTCAGTGTAGATGACTTTTTGCGCTTTATCCAGCAACTGCGTAATTACTTAACGGTTGCTGAACAACACAAGTTATTTGAAGCAGAAAGCAAGCGTCCCTCTGCCGTCGCCACATACTTAGCTATTTATGCTCTAGTAGCACGTGGATTTACTCAACGTCAACCGGCTTTGATTCGTCAAGCCAAGCAAATGCTAGTGCGTTTGGGCAAGCGCCAAGACGTGCATTTAGAACAGTCACTGTGTGCTTTATTACTAGGACAAACCGAAGAAGCCACCCGTGCCTTAGAACTAAGTCAGGAGTATGAAGCCCTGGCTTTTATTCGAGAACATTCTCTCAACTCTCCAGACTTATTACCAGGGCTGTGTTTATACAGTGAGAATTGGTTGCAAAACGAAGTGTTTCCCCACTTCTGTGATTTAGTACAAGAGCGAGCTTCTCTCAAAGATTATTTTGCCGATCGCCGCGTTCAAGCATATTTAGAGCAACTACCAACAGATGCACAAACAAATGGTGAAGAAATTGGCATTAACCCGCCATCTGTTTCCCAGCCACAGGCACCTCGTCAGAATTACCGCAGTAACCCTAATGTAGTTCATCGCCGATTTCCTCAGGATGGAAGAACTGAACCAAGAGTTCCGCAAACACCATACAATAGACCAAGTTATTCACAATACTCGTCATCTCAATTTTCGGCATCATCTACTGATGCTGGATCTGAGGGTACAAATTTAGAAATGCCCGTACTACCCTCCGAGAATAGCGATCGTAACCTCAGAGGCGCTAACTATTACGTAAACGGTGCAGAGCCATCTGTTGCATATCGGCGATCGCAACCTCCAGTCAAGCGCAGACGCAGTCCATATGCTAGCCCAGGAGGACGTACTTCAGATCAACGTCCAATAACTGGGCGTCGGCGGCGGTATTTTGCTGTTAGTGCAAAAGCAAAAACGCGGTTGATGTGGATGGTTTTGATTGGTGTGACAGGAATAGTAGTTTTATGGCTTTTGATTTCAACAGCTTTGGGATGGTTGCATAATCTATTGTCACCAGCGCCTACTTTACAAGGTGAACAATTGGTCTTACAACTGAATGAGCCTATTCTACCTATTCCAGATCGTAATAGTAAGACAATATTTCCAGAAGGCCCTTTGACAGAAGTCACGGCACGAGAAGTGATTCAAAGTTGGTTGTCAACTAAAGCTGCCGCCTTGGGGCCAAATCATGAAATTGATAGTTTAAAAGAAATTTTAGTAGGTTCGGCTCTGTCTCAATGGCAGCAAGTTGCTCAACAGGAACAAGCAGAAAATCGCTATCGCAAGTATGAACATCGGCTGAAAGTGGAATCTTTAGAAACTAGTCCAACCGATAAGAATTATGCTGCTGTTCAAGCTTCTGTGACTGAAGCAGCCCAATTTTATGAAAATGGTCAAATAAATCAACGCAAGTCTTACAACGAAACAGTGCGAGTTAGGTATAGTTTGGTTCGTCAAGGGAACGGTTGGCGTATTCGTGAAATGTCAGTCATAAATAAAGTTAGTACAATTCTTTAA
- the pdhA gene encoding pyruvate dehydrogenase (acetyl-transferring) E1 component subunit alpha — protein sequence MVQERTLPKFDVTTAQIKKEEGLRLYKDMVLGRTFEDKCAEMYYRGKMFGFVHLYNGQEAVSTGIIQGAMRPGEDFVCSTYRDHVHALSAGVPAKEVMAELFGKATGCSKGRGGSMHMFSAEHRLLGGYAFVAEGIPVAAGAAFQSKYRREVLGDPNADQVTACFFGDGACNNGQFFETLNMAALWKLPVIFVVENNKWAIGMAHERATSDPEIYKKASVFNMVGVEVDGMDVMAVRAVAQEAVARARAGEGPTLIEALTYRFRGHSLADPDELRSKTEKEYWFARDPIKKFAAYLTEQNLATDQELKQIDRQIQQEIDEAVKFAETSPEPSPSELYRYIFAED from the coding sequence ATGGTTCAAGAACGCACTTTACCCAAATTTGACGTCACTACCGCGCAAATCAAAAAAGAAGAAGGGTTGCGGTTGTACAAAGATATGGTTTTAGGGCGCACCTTTGAAGACAAGTGTGCTGAAATGTACTATAGGGGCAAAATGTTTGGTTTTGTCCACCTTTACAACGGTCAAGAAGCAGTCTCTACTGGGATAATTCAAGGGGCGATGCGACCTGGAGAAGACTTTGTTTGCAGCACCTACCGCGATCACGTACATGCTTTAAGTGCGGGAGTACCAGCAAAAGAAGTCATGGCAGAACTCTTTGGAAAAGCCACGGGTTGTAGCAAAGGACGTGGCGGTTCCATGCATATGTTTTCTGCTGAACATCGTTTGCTAGGTGGCTATGCTTTCGTAGCTGAAGGTATTCCCGTCGCAGCAGGGGCAGCATTTCAAAGTAAATACCGCCGTGAAGTTCTAGGCGATCCAAATGCTGATCAAGTTACAGCTTGCTTTTTTGGCGATGGCGCTTGCAACAATGGTCAATTTTTTGAAACGTTAAACATGGCAGCGCTGTGGAAATTGCCTGTCATTTTTGTAGTTGAGAATAATAAGTGGGCTATTGGTATGGCTCACGAGCGAGCAACTTCCGATCCAGAAATTTACAAAAAAGCCAGCGTATTTAATATGGTGGGTGTGGAAGTAGACGGCATGGATGTCATGGCGGTGCGTGCAGTCGCTCAAGAGGCTGTCGCCCGTGCTCGTGCAGGTGAAGGGCCAACATTAATTGAAGCACTTACCTATCGTTTTCGGGGTCACTCTTTAGCCGATCCGGATGAACTGCGTAGCAAAACCGAAAAAGAATATTGGTTTGCCCGCGATCCAATCAAAAAATTTGCTGCTTATCTAACAGAACAAAATCTGGCAACAGATCAAGAATTAAAACAGATAGATCGTCAAATTCAACAAGAAATTGACGAAGCAGTCAAGTTCGCCGAAACTAGTCCCGAACCTAGCCCTAGCGAATTGTATCGCTACATATTTGCTGAAGACTAG
- a CDS encoding aldose epimerase, whose protein sequence is MFDISLEQRQYLTFILCDRTTNSLLEVVPERGGIITRWCVQGQEILYLDRERFANPELSVRGGIPILFPICGNLPDNTYTYHGKQYTLKQHGFARDLSWQAFGSISEQGVSLQASLHSSEQTQAVYPFDFGLTFTYQMKGNSLTIYQHYTNKSSQPMPFSAGFHPYFLTTDKTQLEFEIPSTEYQNQITKKIHASDGNFDFNRDEIDVAFKQIKRKSATVTDNSRKLKLTLDYDDFFSTLVFWTVKGKDFYCLEPWSAPRNAINTGEMLTVLEPGASHSAMIRLKVNFF, encoded by the coding sequence GTGTTTGATATATCACTAGAACAGAGACAATATTTAACTTTTATTCTGTGCGATCGCACCACCAACTCTCTGCTAGAAGTTGTACCAGAACGTGGCGGTATCATCACTCGCTGGTGCGTCCAAGGGCAAGAAATTCTCTATCTGGATCGGGAACGCTTTGCCAACCCGGAATTAAGTGTGCGTGGTGGCATTCCAATCCTATTTCCAATCTGTGGAAATCTACCAGATAACACTTACACTTATCACGGCAAGCAGTATACCCTGAAACAACATGGCTTTGCCCGCGATTTGTCTTGGCAAGCTTTTGGTTCAATTTCTGAACAAGGAGTTTCCCTTCAAGCTAGTCTCCATTCGAGTGAGCAGACACAGGCAGTTTATCCTTTTGACTTTGGGCTGACTTTTACTTACCAGATGAAAGGAAATAGCTTGACAATTTACCAGCACTACACAAACAAATCATCTCAACCAATGCCCTTCAGTGCAGGGTTCCATCCTTACTTTTTGACTACAGACAAAACTCAGCTAGAGTTTGAAATTCCCTCTACCGAGTACCAAAACCAGATTACAAAAAAAATTCATGCATCTGACGGTAACTTTGATTTCAACCGCGATGAAATCGACGTGGCATTTAAACAAATCAAGCGTAAATCGGCTACTGTCACCGACAACAGCCGGAAGTTGAAATTAACTCTCGACTACGACGATTTCTTCTCTACCTTAGTGTTTTGGACAGTCAAAGGCAAAGACTTTTATTGCCTCGAACCTTGGAGCGCTCCCCGCAACGCCATCAATACAGGTGAAATGCTGACAGTGCTAGAACCAGGGGCTAGTCACTCAGCAATGATTCGCCTCAAAGTAAATTTTTTCTAA
- the fba gene encoding class II fructose-bisphosphate aldolase (catalyzes the reversible aldol condensation of dihydroxyacetonephosphate and glyceraldehyde 3-phosphate in the Calvin cycle, glycolysis, and/or gluconeogenesis) gives MALVPMRLLLDHAAENDYGIPAFNVNNMEQIQSIMLAAHETDSPVILQASRGARKYAGENFLRHLILAAVETYPHLPIAMHQDHGNEPATCYSAIKNGFTSVMMDGSLEADAKTPASYEYNVNVTREVVKVAHALGVSVEGELGCLGSLETGMGDKEDGHGFEGKLSHDQLLTDPDQAVDFVEQTQVDALAVAIGTSHGAYKFTRKPTGEILAISRIEEIHRRLPNTHLVMHGSSSVPEDLIALINQYGGTIPETYGVPVEEIQKGIKSGVRKVNIDTDNRLAITAAVREALAANSKEFDPRHFLKPSIKYMQKVCADRYQQFGTAGNASKIKQVSLEEFAAKYAKGELNAAIKKTVAL, from the coding sequence ATGGCGCTCGTGCCTATGCGGCTGCTGTTGGATCACGCGGCAGAAAACGATTACGGCATCCCCGCTTTCAACGTCAACAACATGGAGCAGATTCAGTCAATCATGCTAGCTGCCCATGAAACAGATAGCCCCGTAATTTTGCAAGCTTCTCGTGGCGCTCGCAAGTACGCTGGCGAAAACTTCTTGCGTCACCTGATTTTGGCAGCGGTGGAAACCTATCCTCATCTTCCCATTGCCATGCACCAAGACCATGGTAATGAACCTGCTACCTGCTACTCTGCTATCAAAAACGGCTTTACCAGCGTGATGATGGATGGTTCGCTGGAAGCTGATGCTAAAACCCCCGCTAGCTACGAGTACAACGTCAATGTTACTCGCGAAGTGGTAAAAGTGGCTCACGCATTGGGCGTCAGTGTCGAAGGCGAACTCGGTTGCTTGGGTTCTCTAGAAACTGGTATGGGTGACAAAGAAGATGGTCACGGTTTTGAAGGTAAGCTTTCTCATGACCAGTTACTAACCGATCCAGACCAAGCGGTAGACTTTGTAGAACAAACTCAAGTAGATGCTTTGGCTGTTGCTATTGGCACTAGCCACGGTGCTTACAAATTTACCCGCAAACCAACTGGGGAAATTTTGGCAATCAGCCGCATTGAAGAAATTCACCGTCGTCTGCCCAACACCCACTTGGTAATGCACGGTTCTTCCTCCGTACCAGAAGATTTGATTGCTCTGATTAACCAGTACGGTGGTACCATTCCCGAAACCTATGGTGTACCTGTGGAAGAAATCCAAAAAGGTATCAAGAGCGGTGTGCGCAAGGTAAATATTGATACTGACAACCGTTTGGCGATTACTGCGGCTGTAAGGGAAGCTTTGGCAGCTAACTCTAAAGAGTTTGACCCTCGTCACTTCCTCAAGCCTTCCATTAAATATATGCAGAAGGTTTGTGCCGACCGCTACCAGCAATTTGGTACTGCTGGTAATGCTAGCAAAATTAAGCAAGTTTCTTTGGAAGAATTTGCTGCTAAGTATGCTAAAGGCGAACTCAACGCTGCTATTAAGAAAACTGTTGCTCTGTAA
- a CDS encoding cupredoxin domain-containing protein: MNKRIWKFCLMAIASLLLCWGCSTNNPPQQATTNSPGVVAPASGVNTVQVTVKEMAFQLSKSNVPAGDVEFVVTNEGRLAHEMELIKTDLPIDKLPLTNGDRLDIDKAGKKIAEIEADELKSDTTKTLKVNLTPGKYLIVCNIPGHFQAGMRTILTVT; this comes from the coding sequence TTGAACAAGCGAATTTGGAAATTTTGCTTAATGGCGATCGCATCGCTATTACTGTGCTGGGGATGCAGTACAAATAATCCGCCACAGCAAGCAACTACTAACTCTCCAGGTGTAGTCGCGCCTGCATCTGGTGTCAATACAGTTCAAGTAACCGTCAAGGAAATGGCATTCCAGCTATCAAAATCAAATGTTCCAGCTGGAGATGTAGAATTTGTGGTTACGAATGAAGGTAGATTGGCACACGAAATGGAACTCATCAAGACTGACTTACCAATCGATAAATTGCCACTCACAAATGGCGATCGCTTAGATATAGATAAAGCAGGTAAAAAAATTGCTGAGATAGAAGCAGATGAACTTAAAAGTGATACAACCAAAACACTCAAAGTCAACTTAACTCCTGGTAAATATTTGATAGTTTGTAATATACCAGGACACTTTCAAGCTGGGATGAGAACCATACTTACAGTGACATAA
- a CDS encoding carbon-nitrogen hydrolase family protein, whose translation MKSYLAAAIQMTSVPDLEKNLAQAEELIDLAVRQGAELVGLPENFPFMGEEKDKLAQAEAIAQKTENFLTKMAQRYQITILGGGFPVPVEGAGKVYNTALLIAPNGQELLRYHKVHLFDVNVPDGNTYRESTTVMAGKVLPSIYPSETLGNIGLSVCYDVRFPEVYRHMSSKGADILFVPAAFTAFTGKDHWQVLLQARAIENTCYVIAPAQTGLNYDRRQTHGHAMIIDPWGVILADAGEKPGVAIAEINPSRIEQVRRQMPSLQHRVFH comes from the coding sequence ATGAAATCTTATTTAGCTGCCGCTATTCAAATGACCAGTGTGCCTGATTTGGAGAAAAACTTGGCACAAGCCGAGGAATTAATTGATTTAGCCGTGCGTCAGGGAGCAGAACTGGTTGGTTTGCCAGAAAATTTTCCCTTTATGGGAGAAGAAAAGGACAAACTTGCTCAAGCGGAGGCGATCGCTCAAAAAACGGAAAATTTCTTGACAAAAATGGCGCAGCGTTATCAAATTACCATCTTGGGCGGTGGTTTTCCGGTTCCTGTGGAGGGTGCAGGCAAGGTTTATAACACTGCTTTACTCATCGCTCCCAATGGTCAAGAGTTACTGCGCTACCATAAAGTACACTTATTTGATGTTAATGTTCCCGATGGCAATACCTATCGAGAATCCACTACTGTGATGGCTGGCAAAGTGCTGCCTTCTATTTATCCTAGTGAAACATTGGGTAACATCGGACTTTCGGTTTGTTATGATGTCCGCTTCCCAGAAGTTTACCGTCATATGTCATCCAAGGGAGCAGATATTCTGTTTGTTCCAGCCGCCTTTACCGCTTTTACGGGTAAAGATCACTGGCAAGTATTGTTGCAAGCCCGTGCAATTGAAAACACCTGCTATGTGATTGCACCAGCCCAAACAGGATTAAACTACGATCGCCGTCAAACCCACGGACACGCCATGATTATCGATCCTTGGGGAGTAATTTTAGCCGATGCGGGTGAGAAACCAGGTGTTGCGATCGCCGAAATCAATCCTTCGCGCATCGAACAAGTTAGACGTCAAATGCCGTCTCTCCAACATCGAGTCTTCCATTAA